One part of the Prunus persica cultivar Lovell chromosome G5, Prunus_persica_NCBIv2, whole genome shotgun sequence genome encodes these proteins:
- the LOC18777141 gene encoding mitogen-activated protein kinase 9 yields the protein MGSGATLVEGVRRWFQRRSSSTSTSTTINTNPNNNSKQPSNSNYSRNNFVNDHNDAHVSVSDLSAQSSTSHQREQKQGQEYQLQFEVEDDFDISGLKLISVPKRANFRAPPMDSQKKGNLETEFFTEYGEASRYQVQEVIGKGSYGVVGSAIDTHTGEKVAIKKINDVFEHVSDATRILREIKLLRLLRHPDIVEIKHIMLPPSRREFRDIYVVFELMESDLHQVIKANDDLTPEHYQFFLYQLLRGLKYIHTANVFHRDLKPKNILANADCKLKICDFGLARVSFNDAPSAIFWTDYVATRWYRAPELCGSFFSKYTPAIDIWSIGCIFAEILTGKPLFPGKNVVHQLDLMTDLLGTPSTESIARIRNEKARRYLSSMRKKQPVPFTHKFPNADPLALRLVEQLLAFDPKDRPTAEEALADPYFHGLANVDREPSTQPISKLEFEFERRKLTKDDVRELIYREILEYHPQMLQEYLRGGDQTSFMYPSGVDRFKRQFAHLEEHYGKGERGTPPLQRQHASLPRERVCAPKDENSGQNNDVERTAASVASTLESPPGSQQPDVSVNADGQNGPSKTNYNARSLLKSASISASKCIGVRPKKDSEEEAIAEVNDEAVDGLSQKVEALRA from the exons ATGGGGAGTGGAGCTACTCTGGTGGAGGGTGTTCGTCGCTGGTTTCAACGTCGCTCTTCTTCCACTTCCACTTCTACAACTATTAATACTAAtccaaataataattcaaagcaACCCAGTAATAGTAATTATAGCagaaacaactttgtcaatgaTCATAATGATGCCCACGTCTCTGTCTCCGATTTAAGCGCCCAATCGTCCACTTCTCACCAACGGGAACAAAAGCAAGGCCAAGAGTACCAGCTTCAGTTTGAGGTTGAGGACGACTTTGATATATCTGGATTGAAGCTCATCTCAGTTCCCAAGCGGGCCAACTTCAGAGCTCCCCCCATGGATTCACAAAAGAAG GGCAATCTAGAAACAGAGTTTTTCACAGAATATGGAGAGGCAAGTCGCTACCAAGTTCAGGAAGTCATTGGGAAAGGAAGTTATGGTGTTGTGGGTTCTGCAATTGACACCCACACTGGAGAAAAGGTTGCAATCAAGAAAATTAATGATGTTTTTGAGCATGTGTCCGATGCTACAAGGATCCTGAGAGAAATAAAGCTCCTTCGCTTGCTTCGTCATCCCGACATTGTTGAAATAAAGCACATAATGCTTCCTCCTTCACGACGAGAGTTCAGAGATATCTATGTTGTTTTTGAGTTGATGGAATCTGACCTTCACCAAGTTATTAAGGCAAATGATGATCTTACTCCTGAGCATTACCAGTTTTTCTTGTACCAGCTGCTTCGTGGCCTAAAGTATATTCATACAG CAAATGTATTTCATCGAGATTTAAAGCCAAAAAACATTCTTGCTAATGCCGACTGCAAATTAAAGATATGTGACTTTGGGCTTGCTCGCGTATCTTTCAATGATGCCCCATCAGCTATTTTTTGGACA GACTATGTTGCAACTCGATGGTATCGTGCTCCTGAGCTATGCGGttcatttttctcaaaa TACACTCCTGCAATCGATATTTGGAGCATAGGATGCATATTTGCTGAAATACTCACTGGAAAACCGTTGTTTCCTGGGAAAAATGTGGTGCACCAATTGGATCTCATGACTGATTTGCTTGGCACACCTTCTACAGAATCCATTGCAAGG ATTCGGAATGAAAAAGCAAGAAGGTACTTGAGTAGCATGCGGAAAAAGCAACCGGTTCCTTTCACACATAAGTTCCCTAATGCAGATCCCTTGGCTCTTCGCCTAGTAGAACAACTGCTTGCATTTGACCCGAAAGATCGTCCGACAGCTGAAGAG GCATTAGCTGATCCGTACTTTCATGGTTTGGCAAATGTTGACCGTGAGCCATCCACTCAACCCAtttcaaaacttgaatttGAGTTTGAGCGAAGGAAATTGACAAAAGATGATGTTAGAGAGTTAATCTATAGGGAG ATTTTAGAGTATCATCCGCAGATGCTGCAGGAGTATCTCCGAGGTGGAGATCAAACTAGCTTTATGTATCCTAG TGGGGTTGATCGATTCAAGCGGCAGTTTGCACATCTTGAGGAGCACTATGGTAAAGGTGAAAGGGGTACTCCACCACTCCAAAGGCAGCATGCCTCATTGCCCAG AGAGCGGGTTTGTGCACCCAAGGATGAGAATTCTGGCCAAAACAATGATGTGGAAAGGACTGCTGCTTCTGTTGCCTCAACTCTTGAGAGTCCTCCAGGGTCGCAGCAGCCTGATGTCTCTGTAAATGCAGATGGACAAAATGGACCTAGCAAGACAAACTACAACGCTCGTAGCCTGTTGAAGAGTGCCAGCATTAGTGCTTCGAAGTGTATAGGTGTAAGACCGAAAAAAGATTCGGAG GAGGAAGCTATTGCTGAGGTCAACGACGAGGCAGTCGATGGTTTGTCCCAAAAGGTTGAAGCTCTCCGTGCCTGA